From the genome of Phaeodactylum tricornutum CCAP 1055/1 chromosome 13, whole genome shotgun sequence, one region includes:
- a CDS encoding divalent cation transporter encodes MYSPLWHTSTTTTTTTTEDENTNIPPHSSTLDSTIELASTASDSHPRRSPLTLPLDSSTSPVSPLHRSTTQSLESCATSIASDELVSDECLVSMTRYPVRSSSSSALAAENNRLRKHLTELQTELRRLQTTTRTTTTKTTASSTHHTIAPVPQATRKRSSSLRELATRRIPSLPKSWTGLVRHTNPAPVSTSNGHVKRQQSLAGYKGDQQSTVEPRLDLEAHESAGGLHHRDARGPDNRSDTHTTLGTNTSTNTTSTNATTSSTADHDDEEVAILVVLPEQHNDNEEEQSLVKDPTTSLSTDGLVRENRYETTGDSYFAQIKDRAGWLVGLLCLQSMSSFIISRNETLLQEHIVIVQFLTMLVGAGGNAGNQASVRVIRGLAVGSVNDSNVKEYLRGELWVAVTLMSILGLAGCVRAAIFLVPVAETIAITTSLCVIVMISIILGALLPLGMNSLRIDPAHSSTTIQVIMDILGVTITCHVSAAILDSRFHAWLTQDDL; translated from the exons ATGTACTCTCCCTTGTGGCACACTTCCAcaactactactaccaccacTACCGAGGACGAGAATACCAATATCCCTCCACACTCATCCACCCTTGACTCGACGATTGAACTCGCGTCTACCGCATCGGATTCGCATCCGAGGCGTTCCCCACTCACGTTGCCTTTGGATTCTTCGACATCTCCCGTGTCGCCTCTGCACCGATCGACTACTCAGTCGTTGGAAAGTTGCGCGACGTCGATTGCGTCGGACGAACTCGTGTCGGACGAGTGCCTCGTCTCCATGACCCGTTACCCGGTaaggtcgtcgtcgtcatcggccttggcggcggaaAACAATCGTCTCCGCAAGCACCTGACGGAACTCCAAACGGAACTCCGTCGACTGCAAACCACAAccaggacgacgacgacgaaaaccaCCGCATCCTCCACTCATCACACCATAGCACCAGTACCGCAAGCCACACGGAAGCGGAGTTCCTCGTTGCGAGAGCTGGCGACGCGGCGGATCCCGTCCTTGCCCAAATCGTGGACCGGCTTGGTCCGACACACCAATCCGGCACCCGTCTCTACTAGTAACGGACACGTCAAACGACAACAATCCTTAGCGGGGTACAAGGGGGATCAGCAATCGACCGTGGAACCGAGACTCGATCTAGAAGCACACGAATCGGCCGGTGGGTTGCATCATCGAGACGCGCGTGGCCCGGACAACCGATCGGACACCCACACCACGCTCGGGACAAACACAAGCACCAACACCACAAGCACCAACGCcactactagtagtacagcggaccatgacgatgaagaagtggccattcTCGTAGTACTACCGGAACAGCATAACGACAATGAGGAAGAACAGAGTCTCGTCAAGGATCCTACAACTTCGCTATCTACCGACGGACTCGTGCGGGAGAATCGCTACGAGACGACGGGAGACTCTTATTTTGCGCAAATCAAAGACCGAGCCGGATGGTTAGTGGGATTACTTTGTCTACAAAGCATGTCTTCCTTTATCATTTCGCGCAACGAAACATTGTTGCAGGAGCATATTGTCATTGTCCAATTCCTCACCATGTTGGTGGGGGCCGGAGGCAACGCGGGCAATCAAGCCAGTGTCCGAG TCATTCGCGGTTTGGCGGTGGGATCCGTCAACGATAGTAACGTCAAGGAGTACTTAAGGGGGGAGCTGTGGGTCGCCGTCACGCTCATGAGCATTCTGGGATTGGCGGGATGCGTGCGGGCCGCCATCTTTTTGGTACCCGTTGCCGAAACCATTGCCATTACCACCAGTTTGTGCGTCATTGTCATGATTAGCATCATTCTGGGAGCCTTGCTGCCTTTGGGAATGAACAGCTTGCGGATAGATCCAGCCCACAGCTCGACCACCATTCAAGTCATTATGGATATTCTGGGTGTG ACAATCACATGCC ACGTTAGCGCTGCTATTTTGGATTCGCGTTTCCACGCGTGGTTGACACAAGACGATTTGTAA
- a CDS encoding predicted protein — translation MGLFSTLDNQPDQVGNHPSTSSTSLSLPTVVQLYTDEPFRLEQSVAQLPSYAALTYQAVSVLVTDLAETLPVLSVRTETHRGLRHRPPLATEPVPDLGVWSCRVIARTAHHETTHDAATLTDALLRIPHDSNAVFAFTVDLRDPARVEPTLTRLQDALVRYLIHRDEPNNDPHADALPVAPTTTTTTTSLDDLRSVAFGTAPHDDDSVKAVPETKDRTVRVTLAICARMPADDLDTTYTNNSSNNKSNNDPPAKEEAVAGYHAKQTQNLIYYHLRRYAAALNASLIFVDESTSSTTDKGTALTDRQPTVSLPQLAFFLRELARGKALWLELEQSARTNDEDDSNDESNAKAPTPESAHAIVYGPGSHQEDLIESVWLRNAQYPGHWDAAKDPVWKILPPPPLPDPSAIGKRPPPPTGTVGDEAWLTELRDSVATVTDAASKTPPPKNKSGVNPAAGTTPVDKTPNEKDVSNFFESLLKTK, via the coding sequence ATGGGTCTCTTTTCTACCCTCGACAACCAACCGGACCAAGTCGGCAACCACCCGTCCACATCGTCCACATCCTTGTCGTTACCGACCGTCGTTCAACTCTACACCGACGAGCCTTTCCGTCTCGAACAATCCGTGGCACAACTACCCTCCTACGCCGCACTCACGTACCAGGCCGTGTCCGTCCTCGTAACCGACTTGGCCGAGACACTCCCGGTCCTTTCCGTCCGGACCGAAACACACCGCGGACTCCGACACCGCCCACCACTCGCGACGGAACCGGTGCCGGATCTTGGTGTCTGGAGTTGTCGGGTGATAGCGCGGACCGCCCACCACGAAACGACGCACGATGCCGCAACACTCACCGATGCGCTCCTGCGCATCCCCCACGACAGCAATGCCGTCTTTGCCTTTACGGTGGATCTACGCGACCCCGCACGCGTCGAACCGACACTCACGCGACTCCAAGATGCACTCGTGCGGTACTTGATTCATCGGGATGAACCAAACAACGACCCGCACGCCGATGCGTTGCCCGTGGCACCgactaccaccaccaccacgacgtCTCTGGATGATTTGCGCTCGGTCGCGTTTGGGACCGCACCACACGATGATGATTCCGTCAAGGCGGTACCGGAAACCAAGGATCGTACGGTCCGCGTGACTCTGGCAATCTGCGCACGAATGCCCGCAGACGACTTGGACACTACGTATACTAATAACAGTAGCAAtaacaaaagcaacaacgacCCTCcggccaaggaagaagccgttGCAGGCTACCACGCCAAGCAAACGCAAAATTTGATTTATTATCACTTGCGCCGGTACGCGGCTGCTTTGAACGCGAGTTTGATCTTTGTGGATGAATCCACCAGTTCCACCACCGACAAAGGGACGGCATTGACCGATCGACAACCGACCGTGAGTCTACCGCAACTGGCCTTTTTTCTACGCGAACTGGCTCGTGGCAAAGCCCTCTGGCTCGAATTGGAACAATCGGCGcgtaccaacgacgaagacgactcgaATGACGAGTCCAACGCAAAGGCCCCGACTCCCGAGTCGGCCCATGCCATCGTCTACGGACCCGGTTCCCACCAAGAAGACTTGATCGAATCCGTGTGGCTCCGCAACGCCCAGTATCCCGGACACTGGGATGCGGCGAAGGATCCCGTCTGGAAAATTCTACCGCCCCCACCCTTACCCGATCCCTCTGCCATTGGCAAGCGGCCACCGCCACCGACGGGCACGGTCGGAGACGAAGCCTGGTTGACCGAACTCCGTGATTCCGTGGCGACCGTGACCGATGCCGCCAGCAAGACGCCGCCTCCCAAAAACAAGTCGGGGGTCAACCCGGCCGCCGGTACGACACCCGTCGATAAGACGcccaacgaaaaggatgtCTCCAACTTTTTTGAATCGCTCCTGAAAACCAAGTGA
- a CDS encoding predicted protein: MALGTRSNQTLVVGLAAAATASLLLYYVVQARTRPTSDSSPRDTTDRKSRSVEFTTPSPKKTSGPLTKAVGKGEAADGSEDQTPIVKNTAKDAEKEVNAKIELLDKKGKDLFKNKQYLDAAETFTEALTLIETSDTSGSVQNTSSSLHRQLITLLNNRSAMYEKGNQPELALEDCTQILDQDVHHAKARTRKLRVLESLGRWHDALVEVCAVQLLFMRKHRDSMRLGLKVPPPPVPESKMQEILTNVVPLEMEPYIQALNEKTTRPLPSGYTILQLLRSFTSYNSWMAQAAKDGNVANIDKELVEGVDAASKAQRVHVLLKRGRRHVYDRAFENASDDFEQAYALAETNEVQLLLEGDDYARVLEWTGMVKHWRYKLDEASACYEKCADLEPTNALVLVKNAGVKMDGSHQDEAMKLFDTALGLDPKNADALLHRANLRLLQTKPDEAKEDLEACIAVRPDHIMARLRLASILAATNEAAKAKKHLDAAEKVEPKSSEVQSYRGELHFTQGEFDQARAQFEKAIALDPTNPTPYVNAAMAILQTPPPPGQMPDAQEVIRLLEEAIRVDPSFTLAYTHLGNVKLGTATELSSAREVVTLYDQALANCRSEEEIKELCSMRILAVAQVEAASMLKMESFNMQ, encoded by the exons ATGGCGCTCGGTACACGATCCAACCAGACACTAGTGGTTGGTTTGGCGGCTGCGGCGACCGCTAGTCTCTTGTTGTACTACGTCGTGCAAGCCCGGACCCGACCAACTTCGGATTCCTCGCCCCGCGACACCACCGATCGCAAGTCTCGATCGGTAGAATTCACCACACCGTCACCGAAAAAGACCTCCGGGCCTTTAACGAAGGCGGTCGGGAAAGGAGAAGCAGCGGACGGATCCGAGGACCAGACACCCATTGTGAAGAACACGGCGAAAGACGCGGAAAAAGAAGTAAACGCCAAAATTGAACTCTTGGACAAGAAGGGGAAGGATCTCTTCAAGAACAAACAG TACCTCGATGCCGCGGAAACATTCACGGAAGCGCTCACGCTCATTGAAACCAGCGATACGAGCGGTTCCGTCCAGAACACATCGTCCTCTTTGCATCGCCAATTGATTACCTTGCTCAACAATCGCTCCGCCATGTACGAAAAAGGCAACCAGCCCGAATTGGCCCTGGAAGATTGCACGCAAATACTCGACCAGGATGTGCATCACGCCAAAGCCCGCACGCGGAAACTCCGCGTTCTGGAAAGTCTCGGTCGTTGGCACGATGCACTCGTCGAGGTCTGCGCCGTGCAGCTTTTGTTTATGCGCAAACACCGGGACAGCATGCGACTCGGCTTGAAGGTACCGCCGCCTCCCGTTCCCGAATCCAAAATGCAAGAAATTCTCACCAACGTTGTGCCGTTGGAAATGGAACCCTACATCCAAGCGCTCAACGAAAAAACCACGCGACCACTGCCATCGGGCTACACGATCCTGCAATTGCTCCGCTCCTTTACGTCCTACAATAGCTGGATGGCGCAAGCGGCCAAAGACGGCAACGTCGCGAACATTGACAAGGAGTTGGTGGAAGGCGTGGATGCGGCGAGTAAAGCACAGCGCGTGCACGTCCTACTGAAACGCGGACGCCGGCACGTGTACGACCGGGCTTTTGAAAACGCCAGTGACGATTTCGAACAAGCCTACGCTCTGGCCGAAACCAATGAGGTGCAACTATTGTTGGAAGGAGACGACTACGCTCGCGTGTTGGAATGGACGGGCATGGTCAAGCACTGGCGATACAAGCTGGACGAAGCCTCGGCTTGTTACGAAAAGTGTGCCGATCTAGAGCCGACCAATGCCTTGGTGCTGGTAAAGAATGCCGGAGTCAAAATGGACGGTTCCCACCAAGACGAAGCCATGAAACTGTTCGACACTGCCCTGGGACTCGATCCGAAAAACGCCGACGCGCTCTTGCACCGTGCTAATCTGCGACTGTTGCAAACCAAGCCAgacgaagccaaggaagatctGGAAGCCTGCATTGCGGTGCGACCCGACCATATTATGGCCCGTCTCCGACTGGCGTCCATTTTGGCCGCGACGAACGAAGCGGCCAAGGCGAAAAAGCACTTGGACGCGGCCGAAAAAGTGGAGCCCAAATCGTCCGAAGTGCAATCGTACCGAGGCGAGCTACACTTTACGCAAGGAGAATTCGACCAGGCCCGTGCGCAGTTTGAAAAGGCCATTGCGCTGGACCCCACCAATCCCACTCCGTACGTGAACGCCGCCATGGCTATTTTGCAgacgccaccgccgccggGACAAATGCCGGATGCGCAGGAGGTAATTCGTCtgttggaagaagccattcGTGTCGATCCGTCGTTTACGTTGGCGTACACGCATCTCGGCAACGTGAAACTTGGAACCGCCACGGAACTTTCCAGTGCTCGTGAAGTGGTGACGCTGTACGACCAGGCACTGGCCAACTGCCgatcggaagaagaaatcaagGAACTGTGCAGTATGCGCATTCTAGCGGTAGCTCAAGTAGAGGCAGCCAGCATGCTGAAAATGGAATCCTTCAACATGCAATAG